The Syntrophales bacterium genomic sequence CGTCGACCGATGCTTCGCCATCCAGGCGGGACGGGAGATCCGCATCCTCGTGGAGAACGACAAGATCTCCGACAACGATGCGGTGATGCTCTGCCGGGACATCGTCAAAAAGATCGAAAAGGACCTGACCTATCCGGGGCAGATCAAGGTGACGGTGATCCGGGAGACCAGGGTTTCGGATTACGCGAGGTAACGCCGGTCCATGAATATCCTGTTCATCGGGGACATCATCGGCAAGCCGGGCCGCCGGGCTGTCCGGGAGCTTCTCCCGCAGCTCGTGGCCGGGCGGGCGGTGGACTTCGTCATTGCCAACTGCGAAAACGCCGCTGCCGGTTTCGGGGTCACCAGGGAGATCGTTGAGGACCTGTACGGGTACCGGGTCGATGTCCTCACATCGGGAAATCATGTCTGGGACAAGCGGGAAGTGGACGATTTCATCGACGACTACGAAACACTCCTCCGTCCCGCCAATTATCCCGACGGGGTGCCGGGGCACGGGTCCGTGGTCATGCCCGTTTCCGGAGGGGTGTACGTCGGCGTCCTGAACCTCCTGGGCAGGGTTTTCATGCCCGCTGTCGACTGTCCTTTCCGGACGGCGGAACGGGAACTCGAGAAAATCAGACGCAAAACACCCATTGTCATTGTCGACTTTCATGCCGAGGCGACGTCGGAGAAA encodes the following:
- a CDS encoding TIGR00282 family metallophosphoesterase is translated as MNILFIGDIIGKPGRRAVRELLPQLVAGRAVDFVIANCENAAAGFGVTREIVEDLYGYRVDVLTSGNHVWDKREVDDFIDDYETLLRPANYPDGVPGHGSVVMPVSGGVYVGVLNLLGRVFMPAVDCPFRTAERELEKIRRKTPIVIVDFHAEATSEKQALSWFLDGRVTAVIGTHTHVQTADEGIRPGGSAYISDAGMTGPFDSVIGTRKEAILERFLRQVPNRFDVAKGDIRLQGVLMEVDETSGRALKIERISLRLEG